CCCCAAATAAGtataattacatatatacacaaagtAAACCAACAAGTTCTCATACATCTTTACAGCCGTGACTTtggcagtatatatttttttccagcaTATTCTCGAGGTGACCCCCATCCGTTCAGCACCTTAGTGTACCCCCCTTACTGTGACAAGAGCTATTTTAGGAACTCTCCCAATTAGGAAGGGCATTCTCAGACATCTGTGCAACCCACGGCTTCCCTTGCCCACTATGTAATGCAACTAACTTTTTTCTAACTTGATTTGAACTGATCACATGTACATAACTCATATTGCAGAGGCATCTTGTCAGTCCTGTCAAATATGCATTTAACCTCAAGGGAAATGGAGAGatctttacattttatttgtggcTTATTATTATATATCCTCTACACAGCCACATTACAGCACAATGTCTATGCAAAACAAACAGGAGTGACTTGCTGCTGCTGGGATTTAAACCACGTGCGCAGCCAAATGAAGCAATCCGATCCAGATTACACACGCTCccatcaaaaaaaaaactaaccaaatatatttaacatgcaTATAAAAGGAACTTTAATCAGTTTATCTAATATAAACCCACCAAATCATGCAATTATAAGGTTGCATCAGGTTACAAACAGGCATGCACAGTTCAAGTATTTGTTTAACACCAGTCAGGCAGGGAAAAAAGACAGCAgctgaacacaaaacacaagacaatAAAGCTAGTTTTGGTTGAAAACAGATGGTCAACAGATTGGAGTTTTTGCACAATTAGCATTGTACAGCCTGTTTAGAAATTTCGCAGATTTTATACGCATAAAATGATCGACTTTCACCGCTGTAATGTGTGTGGAACGAGGCATTATTAGTCTTTTAGAGGCGATCAGAAGGTCAGAAGAGACACTTGTAGGTAAACTGTCAACATCAGACGTGGCTTGGCCAGTCAAGAAGGTTAGTTTAAGTGACCATGTGTAACTGAACTGTGTCGTGACCCAACATGTTTTTATTCCCGTAACCCTCAAAAGTAAAGCCCGATAAATGTCAGTTTAAGGTTTCAATGACCACGTCATTGAAATGTAAGCACCCCGTAAGCACTGCAGTCTACAAGCTAGATAAAGAAAACGCCGATAAATCCGTTTAGATGTAATATTAACTACTGCATTGACCGTTGCAGATGCCATGTAACGTTAACCGTTTAAAGAAGAGTTTTATTAAGGTGAAATATCCTAGCCTGGCTATCGCTGGGCATTTAACTTTCTGACTTCCAACTCCTACCAACTTTAAACCAGCCCACCCACCGCCGCGAAATGTACAAACTGTCAAATACTGTCGGTATAAATGCCGACAGGAACGCAGAAGCACATCGAAGTTAGGGTGTGAGAGAGTTGACACGAGTTTTAATCCGTGCGGCCTGTGCTCACTGTGTCCAGCCACACCGCGTTCCACTACAGCTGCCTACGGATCGCTGATAGCATCATCAACGGTAGGCCGGTCTAATCGAGCCCGGTGCTTCCAGGCCTAACAACCATGCGGGCTAGAATAGCGTCGGTCCGCTAAGTTGGGGCGGGTCTATGTTACTGAGAGTTAACGTAGGAATagttaagttttattttagagcAAAACCATGTACGCCGGGCCCGCTGTCTTACCTCTGCTTTTACTGACAGCGCTGAGTTTGTGTGCGAGTGGCGTCTCTCGTTTCGTATCCACAAGATGGCTGAATCTAGATCACATGACAACACGTCTGCTGAAAATTGCCCGGATGAGAGCGAGCGTGCTGACAGCAGCAGTTCTCAAGCGCGCGCTCGCGCCCCCACACATACATAATGCATACATGCACTGCAGATGgtacttttaaattaacaattgtATGAACTACACAAAACTGTCAATTATTACACTTGCCATTTTctcatgtttttcttttaacctaaattagtacttttttttatttattttttttaataaatgaacattCACAATAGACTTCCATAGAATAGGctatttacagacatttattttactaatttaaacaaataataaaaatgtgcacatttttattccatatttttataaatagcCTATTCATATTAATAGCATTAATAGCCTATATAGTTGCTCttgtatttttttcccataTTCATATAACCTACGTGTTTATGTATTTTGATTTGAGTTGTTGTTCTTAAAAGTCTAAAAGACTAAAACCTCACCCAAATCCTAGCCCTAATCCTAAATGACCAGTTTcgacttattttcttttttaaagtgaaTATGATAATCTGTTACATCACTGAAGGAGGTTTTGTGTTATtgtgttatgttatattatgttcTGTTCTGTTATGCTAATTTATGCAATTTGTTCCCCAAAGGTATCTAGGCCTGTTGCTAGGTTATCAAACACGCATATATGCAGCACAATAAAGGTATTAATAGATAGTGAAGTTGTCTTGCTTACACTGTTTCTTTTTCTATACTGTTGAGTTTTGAGTTTTATTCTAAATGAGTAAAAAAGCACTCTGCTGGAATGCAATTTACAAAGCAGTCGTTTCTTTGATCTAAGCAATcattaattaactaataaaattaacaaaacaattatttggcatttttgctttacaaatattttgtttatgctATTCTATGCATTTaagatgttaaacatgatttatttttgtctgcAAACAATTATGACTGATTATTATAATCATCATAATtccttttctctcttcttctaaTCTACAGCATCGACCAATGAAGATATCACCCTAACTCTATAATCCTAACCCGCTATCATCTACATCTAATCTCAAGCACATGAACAGAAAAAACGCTGTGTCATGCAACAATGTAATTCTGAGAAATGACACTGAATATTGCACTTTAAATGATCTATACTGTGTGTGGGTTATGTGCTGCTCTTGAAACTGTTGAAACAAAAAGGAAACAATCTCTATTTCCTCTGAATTGTAATGTGATACTCTTTGCCTCCAATACAAGTGAAGACTTGTGTTCATATGACTGTTTTTCATTGTTTATATGTTGCCTGATAATTACCTGcactttaaaaaatgataagttgacttaacttttaaaaaaactgaggaaacccgttaccctaaaatttttaagtaaatgataattaaaaaaataagttaagtgaattgtcaagttcacttaacttttttttttttttttttttaatgattatttacttaataattttaaggcaacgggtttcctaaatttttaaagttaagtcaacatcactttttacagtgtgtaaatccatgtagttgtttttttttaaataagcacaacattatttctaaaacattttCTGGCAGTGAacataatcaataaaaaagataattatatatttttatttaatcttttttttctaattaagATTTGaggttacatttttatatagataACTGTATAAGGAAAGTGTGcactgaaaaatattatttaattagtctattttaaattaaaaaatacattcaataaaatgatttttttttaaatatatctaaatattcTGTAAATTTTGATAGATGTAGATTATATATAGATTACTGTACAAGGAAAGCATACActgaacaatttttattatatagtttattttgaataaaaatacattaaataaaattaaaatgaaaaacatctaaatatttctaaatattcttaaaatgaGATAAACTTATTTGAGAAGCAAAACTTTATAGGAGATTGAATTATATTTATCTTTATATCTAATGCAGTATTAAATCTTAAATATATTGTTTCAAaactttttagatttttaattgGTAAATAAGACTCATTaagaactttttttgtttgtttttgttgtgtataTCTGTAACTGGCCAcctttttgtactttttttcaacattttaatcACGTCTTCATTTTAAATGCTCCTGTTGGTgtgatatgcattttaaaagtacaaataacCTTGCAGTTAACATGAGCTCACAATAGCCGCATACATTGCACTTgtaaatgaactaaaatgctttttaaaatagatttggATGAAGTGTAGTATGTCACAGACCGCAGGGTGTGTTAACTTCCCAAAATTTATTTCATGTCAGCTATGTCCATGTATATGTGCTGTGATTATACTGACTAAGAATATATGAAGTAGCCTACTTACAGGCTAACAGGAAGATATCAGAAAAGTACCAAAGGCATGTTTCTGTTAGCAAGGATGTGGTCACAGGCAAAACCTCTGAAAACAGAAGTGCTACTAACTACAGTTTTATTGATAGCATTTAAGGGAAAGAATCTCCTATGAGACAAGTCCTGGTAAGCAAAGACACTCCTTATTTCATTCAACACAattattttgtatgtgtgtgtgtgtgtgtatgtgtgtgttttaggtcATAACTCTTTTATTGAAATCAGTTAAGATATTGCACAGAGGCATAGTTTCAGTAAATGTATTCTCTCTTCCACTAAGTTTCAGTGTAAGAAAATTGCTTGCAGCTTGATTGAAATGTTGTGTGGAAAAAATATTACGGCTGTATGATATATAATTAGTAATATAACTACTGTGTAAATACAACTATTATGCTTTGTAGTGTACAGGTGGGACAAACCCAGTCATCATTTCATTCATGAGAGTAATGGTGATTTTTGCAGACCAGACATGGTTTCGTGAGAGATGCAACCCATGTCTGAAAAAGGGAAAGACTGTGGTTTACTGACATGCGTAGAAACATGTAGAAGTAGATGAAATGTCGTAGAGGTATAACGTTTGGCATAAGAGGGAAGCTTAAATATTGGCTGTACTTCATAGATAATGCAGGAACAAAAAAAGACATCCGCCAGTTTGTCCTGCTTAGGTCACATTTAACGGATTTTGTTCTTGTGGTTTATTTGTTTGCGAAAAAATTGCTGATCTCTGGCAGCAGAGGACGACCTTTACAACTCATTTGTATGGGTGTTGCGAGAGGAAAGCaggttgttttgtgtgtgtgtgtgtgtgtgtgttaagcaTGTGTTTGTCAGAATGTGTGAATGTGTCCAAAATTGGGGGTATTTGGTAATTTGTTACACAGTCACCATTTCCTTTCCATTTTTTTAACGGCCATATTTTGTTTCTTAACAAAGATTTACTTCATGAGCGCATTACCACGGAAAGCTACCACCAGTTGCACTCTAGGAGAAATGATACTTTGAAGTCATCGGCGAAGGTAAGAATATCTACTGATGAATTAAAGAGTGGCAAAAATTATACGCAGAGTAATTGAATGAACTACAAAAAACAGTCAATCATTACAATTGTTATTTTCTCACGTTTGCCTtttaaatgactgaatttttaaacaattcatTAATATTCACCTTcatctttttaataatatttacataaatatattttactataataattgcaataaataaaacaattgtgcAAAATTGCACCAGTGATGAATTTTTGTAATGACAAAGCATGAGagaattttaataatctttggTGCAAAGTGCTTGATGCAATTGATTATAGTAAGTTCTATTGATTAATCTTGCTAATATTTGACTTAAATATGAAACAAGAGTGCATgagagtttttatttaataaactcTGGAATGatccaaaaatgtttttgcaaataaaatggAGTTTATCATACAGagtaaataaatgctgatcATCAGCAAATCAACATCATGTTAATTTTTTCGAAATGAGAACAAGAACAGAAACTTGCCCTGTAAAATGTTTGATGTGTCCGAAGTCACATCTTGAAACATCAGAATGAAAAACGAGCTTCATGTCATCCGGTACTTTCTACATGCAGCTTCCTTTTGccttattaacaaaaacaattcccttacaattgttttttttttagaaagaaaatgtGCAGTTCTTTGTGTGCAAAGTCTGTGCAAGGCAGTTTTAATGCATATAGAAAACAGACCTAGCATTGTGCATTCAAAACATCCAcaagtttttttaaagttgctctttttttaaatctaatagaAATGCATAAACTGTTGCATCAACAAGTGAAATAGAAAGCATAACACTGATGACTGTGCATGTGATATGCAAATTTCAGTTTCAGCAAATTTCAGACGTATGTGATGTATATTTCGCACCTCTCTCCATGCCAGTTTCATTATGAAGAACTGCTCAACTGAAGACGTGGACACTTTAATGCAGAAGCTGGACTTGGTGATTTATGTGCCTGTCCTGGTGTTCGGCTTGGCGTTAAACATCGCAGCATTGGTGGTGTTCTGTCGGCTGCTCAGAAAATGGACCGAATCCTCCATCTACATGACCAACCTGGCTCTGATGGACCTTCTGTTGCTGCTGCAGTTGCCCTTCAAAATGCACGCACCACACCACAAGTGGGCAGAAGACAAGAAGCTCTTTTGCTCCTTCCTGGAAAGTCTTTACTTTGTAGCTATGTATGGTAGCATCTACACAATTGTGTGCATAGCCATAGACAGGTACATCGCCATAAACCACCCGTTTCAAGCCAAGCAGGTGCGTTCGAAAAAAAATGCCTTGattgtttgcattttaatttgggTGTTCGCTATGACAACGACTTCGCCCATCTACACCTTCCGGGACAGGAATTCAACAGAAGAGAATTTCACCTGTTTCCATGGCTTCTCTGACAAGGGTTGGAGCACTGCAATAATCGTGTGTCTGGAGTTCTTTGGTTTCCTGTTGCCCGCCACAGTACTGGTAGCGTGTTCCATTCAGAGCGTCCGTACTCTCAAAGCCTCAAAGAACAGTGACCACAAGAGGCAAGCTGGTGTGAGAATCATCTACAGCAGCCTAGCGGCCTTTCTAGTGCCCTTCACCCCCTGTCACGTGGCCATATTCCTGCAGTATCTTGTCCGTAATGAATTTATTTCAGACTGCAAACAGCAAAAGAACATCGCCCTTTTCATACAGGTGTCAATGAACATTGCAAACGTGACCTGCTGCTTGGATGCACTGTGTTACTATTTCATTGCGAAGGAAGTCCGATCCACCAAGGAGACGCTAAGACTGTCCATCAGCAGAGCGAGAACCACCAGCACCTCAGATGTCTGAGGTGAATTCAGTTTGGTAGTCTTTCAGAATGTGTGCTGATGGATTTCCAGTGGAAGTAAAGTTGGGGTCATATTTGCGAAATTTTGCGGTCGAAAAAAGTCTATTGTTAATAGAGTAGCGACGtgtgaagcacagctcacaaaAAAGTAACTTTCAAACCCaacagctttctgttggttAGGCTCAGCAAATTCACATGCCAACTTGAATCCATTGCGAAATCGGCATGGGGAAATCTTTGACCCTCACACGAAATTCCAGATCAAGTGGGTTCCTATTGAAATAACGTTGACCGTGAAAATTCACcaaacaacagtaaatgtgacTGCACCCTAAGAGACTTCAAGGAAACATGTTGGACTGATTTTAAAGAATCTGTGCATGTTTTATGGACATAAATGGACAAAATATTACTCCTCTCATTCCAGCtgaaggcatagttcacccaaaaatgcaaatgcTGTCAGCATTTACTCACTCTTATGTCCAAAACGGCATGAGTTTCtttttgaacataaaataagatattttgagagatgagaagtttttattttagccATGCAAAGAAAGTCAGTGGACTCCAATGATGATTGTTTCCCAACggtcttcaaaatatcatctctTGCGTTCAGTGTTGAGGGTAACACATTTCAAGTAAGTTACGCaaattacgtaatcagattactttttcaagcaactagtaaagtaacgcattactttttaatttatctgAAAATCTATTTCTTCAAATCATaatgccagttactttgttttactatttattgactgacagctgtcCTGTTCTCATGTTGAGTGAAGTAAGTGCAGCGGCTCTTACTGTAATTCTATACTGAATGTAAACATGCATTTATCTcatttgcagaaaaacagtcaGTATTCcccaaaatgaataaaaacaatgaaatgcaaactcagaatatgacacaaacctgcaataattaaatatgttaaataacacaaaaatcctttatgtatttaatcccattttttaaaccaatgtctttgctgctgacctttgatgatccaattcaaccaacaagcaaaaatgactttagataaacataacatttgtgtttgtaacattgtaacattttctactgtacagaggtgaattttcatttccttCAGtctgaggcttattcatttcctttttgtgtgaaagggctttttaCAGTTGCAAAAAATAGAActctttatattaaaaacaaacaagctcagctcagatttaaaaagtaacacaaaagtaacgtaacgcattattttccataaaaagaaactaacataattagttacttttttagggagtaactcAATACTGTAACGCATTATTtcaaaagtaactttccccaacactgcttgtATTCTGCAggagaaactcatacaggtttggaccgacatgaggttgagtaaatgatgacaggttttctttttttttctttccatttaaTTCTAcaaagtgtgacaaatatgagAAGAAAAAGGGAATAGAGCAGAAACTTTACCCAAAATTCGTCTGGATTGGAGTATAAGATCAGGCTCACCCAAATACTTTTCATTTGTGGAATGGAAGTCTAAATTCCACAAGACGTTAGATGTTAAATTAGATAACTATCCTTTCTTAAAACCACAACTTTGACACCCTATATACCCTCCAAAGCCATGACAGCAGACACCCACAGAAAATGATAACATCTGAGAGcatttctgattggctaaaaACGGGTGGGCTGCTCCCCTGAcccatttttgctgtttttgagTCTAGGGCTACAAGAGAGTCGGGTGTGCTTTCTCAGGACTCCTATTTTCGAAAATTGGGACATTTTATGTTTGGAATTCGAAAAAACGTACTGCATTTAGAGTGCTACAGgaacaatgcatttttgtaggccaaaacccagaaattaaatttaacaCTTTAGCACTTTCGGTTCCATCGTCCTGAAGTCTTTTTTTCTGAACAGGTTTTTGGTTAAATAGCTGAATTAAGGTCTGTGgttaacacaagctcaagatattttcacgccatgacttaaaatacatcagtaatacACCGTGACTTTTTAAAGCTTTAACTTGTCTTGAAAAGACAAAGTTAGCTAAAGGAGAACAGAGGTGGTCCGGGACATTAAATGTCATCACATCAAAAAGGTAAACTCATCTACTCAGCAGTCTGCTTTTACAGGCTCACAGGAAAGgaaaatgtctttaaataaagaatgaaaGAGTTGTCTGAAGTATCGATGGTGATGGTGAAGATGAAGTCATGCAACTGTGGTGTAGTTCATTTATAGCCTAGTTTTTTACTTCTAGTGACTGTATTTAGGGTTCAGGCTTCAAAAAGTCATTCATTTGTGAAGATGATTATGATGAGCAAAACATGTAACAACGATAAGcttttgttggtcacagagcttattttctacAGTAATCCAGAAGTCAATGGAAAAATCGTATTAGGTTTTTATTGAGGAAAACAAGGCCTGCAAAAATAGGTCATCACTGCAGCgctttatttaatgttattttcattcaaaattCAATTGTGTCCATCACACTGATTATGAATTTATGATAAGGATTTTGCCCCAAAGATTCTGTATTTGTCTTATCTCATGCTAACACTGTCAACATGAGAAACCTGAGGTCTTCATGCTCACACGCGATGGTCGTCTGACAAACCATCCTGAAACCTTTACAATGACTCATGAATGTTTCTGATGCAACATTGGGTATGGCATTACATACTTCACAATTACCTCTTTTGTTCTGTATTTTGCCTCCTAAATCAGTATGTTAAAATATCTGAGACTTGTCTCATCTGTTTTGTACTGTTTGTCaataaaactgtatattttgaattaacagATTCTCTTGAGGATGAGTTATGGCACCAATTTCCACAAGTTGTGGGTAAGAATGTGTGGGTACAGAG
This portion of the Onychostoma macrolepis isolate SWU-2019 chromosome 02, ASM1243209v1, whole genome shotgun sequence genome encodes:
- the LOC131524066 gene encoding G-protein coupled receptor 55: MKNCSTEDVDTLMQKLDLVIYVPVLVFGLALNIAALVVFCRLLRKWTESSIYMTNLALMDLLLLLQLPFKMHAPHHKWAEDKKLFCSFLESLYFVAMYGSIYTIVCIAIDRYIAINHPFQAKQVRSKKNALIVCILIWVFAMTTTSPIYTFRDRNSTEENFTCFHGFSDKGWSTAIIVCLEFFGFLLPATVLVACSIQSVRTLKASKNSDHKRQAGVRIIYSSLAAFLVPFTPCHVAIFLQYLVRNEFISDCKQQKNIALFIQVSMNIANVTCCLDALCYYFIAKEVRSTKETLRLSISRARTTSTSDV